The Pseudomonas azotoformans genome has a segment encoding these proteins:
- a CDS encoding DUF1127 domain-containing protein, protein MKGQRGFVLMAKRPFAGLFHKIARWQALHEERQMLATLSDDALKDIGISRGDVEHERHLHFWQDPLRK, encoded by the coding sequence ATGAAAGGTCAAAGAGGTTTTGTGTTGATGGCGAAACGTCCGTTTGCCGGGCTGTTTCACAAGATTGCCCGTTGGCAGGCGCTGCATGAGGAGCGCCAGATGCTGGCAACCTTGAGTGATGATGCGCTCAAAGATATCGGCATCAGCCGCGGTGACGTCGAGCATGAACGCCACCTGCATTTCTGGCAGGATCCGCTGCGAAAATGA
- a CDS encoding winged helix-turn-helix domain-containing protein: protein MPAELSFSLKQARRMALAAQGFSGRQAPALIKAAHLNRMIERLGVLQIDSVNAVVRSHYLPLFSRLGNYSPLILEQAAWSQGRRRSLFEYWGHEASLLPMALYPLMRWRMQRAQQGQGIYSQMARFGREQQATIQRVLQTVEQQGALGAGSLSTREERAGPWWDWSDEKHALEWLFAAGLVTVAGRRGFERLYDLPERVIPSDILQIAVTEAEAQRGLLLHSATALGVGTEKDLRDYFRLDPADSRNRLAELVEDGQLWVCQVQGWKQPAYCLPDPKVPRKVPASALLSPFDSLVWERSRTERLFDFRYRLEIYTPQDKRVYGYYVLPFLHNERIAARIDLRAERANGRLAVHAVHEEEPGLDDEGMAALASNLLQMADWLGLEQVQLNCQRPSADRLRAALLFSV, encoded by the coding sequence ATGCCCGCCGAACTGTCATTCTCTCTCAAGCAAGCACGCCGCATGGCACTGGCGGCCCAGGGTTTTTCCGGGCGCCAGGCGCCTGCACTGATCAAGGCTGCGCACCTCAATCGCATGATCGAGCGTCTTGGCGTGTTGCAGATCGATTCGGTCAATGCCGTGGTACGTTCCCATTACTTGCCGCTGTTTTCCCGTCTGGGCAACTACTCCCCGTTAATCCTTGAACAGGCTGCCTGGAGCCAGGGTCGACGGCGTTCGTTGTTCGAGTATTGGGGGCATGAGGCCTCACTGCTGCCGATGGCACTATACCCGTTGATGCGTTGGCGTATGCAGCGGGCGCAGCAGGGGCAGGGCATTTATTCGCAGATGGCGCGTTTTGGCCGCGAGCAGCAAGCCACCATTCAGCGGGTGTTGCAGACTGTCGAGCAACAAGGCGCGTTGGGGGCTGGCAGTTTGTCGACCCGTGAGGAGCGCGCCGGCCCTTGGTGGGACTGGAGCGATGAAAAGCACGCACTGGAATGGCTGTTTGCCGCCGGACTGGTGACGGTTGCCGGTCGACGCGGTTTTGAGCGGCTCTACGACTTGCCGGAGCGGGTCATCCCCAGCGATATCCTTCAAATCGCTGTGACTGAAGCCGAAGCCCAACGTGGCTTGTTACTGCACAGCGCCACGGCATTAGGCGTGGGGACTGAAAAAGACCTGCGCGATTACTTTCGCCTCGATCCGGCCGACAGTCGTAACCGTCTCGCCGAACTGGTGGAAGACGGCCAACTGTGGGTTTGCCAAGTGCAAGGCTGGAAACAACCGGCGTACTGCCTGCCCGATCCGAAAGTGCCGCGCAAAGTGCCGGCCAGTGCGTTGCTCTCGCCGTTCGATTCGTTGGTCTGGGAGCGCAGCCGTACCGAGCGCCTGTTCGATTTCCGTTACCGCCTGGAGATCTACACCCCGCAAGACAAACGGGTGTATGGCTACTACGTGCTGCCGTTTCTGCACAACGAGCGGATTGCGGCGCGCATCGACCTGCGCGCCGAACGCGCCAACGGGCGCCTCGCGGTGCACGCCGTGCATGAGGAAGAGCCAGGCTTGGATGATGAGGGGATGGCGGCGCTGGCGTCGAACCTGCTGCAAATGGCCGACTGGCTCGGGCTGGAACAGGTCCAGCTCAATTGCCAGCGGCCCAGTGCCGACCGGTTGCGGGCAGCTCTGTTGTTCAGCGTTTGA
- a CDS encoding class II 3-deoxy-7-phosphoheptulonate synthase — protein sequence MSQPWSPDSWRALPIQQQPQYPDAAHLLQVEQNLASYPPLVFAGEARELRRQFAEVTQGRAFLLQGGDCAESFAEFSAAKIRDTFKVLLQMAIVMTFAAGCPVVKVGRMAGQFAKPRSANDETIDGITLPAYRGDIVNGIGFDEKSRVPDPDRLLQSYHQSTATLNLLRAFAQGGFADLHQVHKWNLDFIANSALAEKYSQLADRIDETLAFMRACGMDSSPQLRETSFFTAHEALLLNYEQAFVRRDSLTNDYYDCSAHMLWIGDRTRQLDGAHVEFLRGVNNPIGVKVGPSMNPDDLIRLIDILNPDNDPGRLNLIARMGAGKVGDHLPGLIRAVQREGKQVLWSSDPMHGNTIKASSGYKTRDFAQILGEVKDFFQVHQAEGTYAGGIHIEMTGQNVTECIGGARPITEDGLSDRYHTHCDPRMNADQSLELAFLIAETLKQVKR from the coding sequence ATGAGCCAACCCTGGAGCCCCGACAGCTGGCGCGCCCTGCCGATCCAGCAACAACCCCAGTACCCGGACGCTGCGCACTTGTTGCAAGTGGAGCAGAACCTGGCCAGCTACCCGCCGCTGGTGTTTGCCGGGGAAGCTCGCGAGTTGCGCCGTCAGTTTGCCGAAGTGACCCAGGGTCGCGCCTTCCTGTTGCAGGGCGGTGACTGCGCCGAGAGTTTTGCCGAGTTCTCTGCCGCGAAGATCCGCGACACCTTCAAGGTGCTGCTGCAGATGGCCATCGTGATGACCTTCGCCGCCGGCTGCCCGGTGGTGAAAGTCGGGCGCATGGCGGGCCAGTTCGCCAAGCCGCGCTCGGCCAACGATGAAACCATCGACGGCATCACCCTGCCCGCCTACCGTGGCGACATCGTCAACGGCATCGGTTTCGACGAAAAAAGCCGCGTGCCGGACCCGGACCGCCTATTGCAGTCCTACCACCAGTCCACCGCCACCTTGAACCTGCTGCGCGCCTTTGCCCAAGGCGGTTTTGCCGACCTGCACCAGGTGCACAAGTGGAACCTGGACTTCATCGCCAACTCCGCGCTGGCCGAGAAGTACAGCCAACTGGCCGACCGTATCGACGAAACCCTGGCCTTCATGCGCGCCTGCGGCATGGACAGCTCGCCGCAACTGCGCGAAACCAGTTTCTTCACCGCTCACGAAGCACTGCTGCTCAACTACGAGCAAGCCTTCGTGCGCCGCGACAGCCTGACCAACGATTACTACGACTGCTCGGCGCACATGCTGTGGATCGGCGACCGCACCCGCCAGTTGGACGGCGCCCATGTCGAGTTCCTGCGTGGTGTGAACAACCCGATCGGGGTCAAGGTCGGCCCGAGCATGAACCCGGATGACCTGATCCGCCTGATCGACATCCTCAACCCGGACAACGACCCCGGCCGCCTCAACCTGATTGCGCGCATGGGTGCGGGCAAGGTTGGTGATCACTTGCCGGGCCTGATCCGTGCCGTGCAGCGTGAAGGCAAGCAGGTGTTGTGGAGTTCCGACCCGATGCATGGCAACACCATCAAGGCCAGCAGTGGCTACAAGACCCGCGACTTTGCGCAGATCCTGGGTGAAGTGAAGGACTTCTTCCAAGTGCACCAGGCCGAGGGGACATATGCCGGTGGGATTCATATCGAGATGACCGGGCAGAACGTCACCGAATGCATCGGCGGCGCGCGGCCGATCACCGAGGATGGCTTGTCGGACCGTTATCACACCCACTGCGACCCACGGATGAATGCCGATCAGTCGCTGGAATTGGCGTTTCTGATTGCCGAGACGTTGAAACAGGTCAAACGCTGA
- a CDS encoding spermidine synthase — protein MTEERVERLLAEVHDDFGMIRVLEVADYRFLEFGDAIEQSCVFTADPSWLEYDYTRAMLIGALCHEQPESALFLGLGAGTLTQACLKFLPLEDVEAIELRPDVPRLAIEYLGLDDDPRLYIRIGDALQLLETAEPADLIFVDLYTDVGPGVGHLAWTFLENCQKKLNPGGWLVINQWATDDGKPLGAALLRGLYHRHYWELPVKEGNVILLVPSELDQELDLQALSARAEALAPRLGYSLQPLITAIRPAT, from the coding sequence ATGACCGAGGAGCGTGTCGAGCGCCTGCTGGCTGAAGTCCATGATGACTTCGGCATGATCCGTGTGCTCGAAGTGGCCGATTACCGTTTTCTCGAGTTCGGCGATGCCATCGAGCAAAGCTGTGTGTTCACCGCTGACCCGAGCTGGCTGGAGTACGACTACACCCGCGCGATGCTGATCGGCGCGTTGTGCCATGAACAGCCGGAAAGCGCGCTGTTCCTGGGCTTGGGTGCTGGCACGCTGACCCAGGCGTGCCTGAAGTTCCTGCCGCTGGAAGACGTGGAAGCCATCGAACTGCGCCCCGATGTGCCGCGCCTGGCCATCGAATACCTGGGGCTGGACGATGATCCGCGCCTGTACATCCGCATCGGCGATGCCCTGCAATTGCTGGAGACCGCTGAGCCGGCCGACTTGATCTTCGTCGACCTGTATACGGATGTCGGCCCTGGCGTCGGACACCTGGCCTGGACCTTCCTGGAAAATTGCCAGAAGAAACTCAACCCCGGCGGCTGGCTGGTGATCAACCAGTGGGCCACCGATGATGGCAAACCGCTGGGCGCTGCTTTGTTGCGTGGTTTGTATCACCGGCATTATTGGGAACTGCCGGTGAAGGAGGGCAATGTGATCTTGCTGGTGCCTTCGGAGCTGGATCAGGAACTGGACCTGCAGGCATTGTCCGCTCGCGCCGAAGCCCTGGCACCGCGATTGGGTTATTCGTTGCAGCCGTTGATCACGGCGATCCGCCCGGCGACCTGA